The genomic segment CTTAGGGAGATGTTTTTAAAAATTGACCTGGGCAGGAAATTTTCCTAAAATTGAAACTGACAATAATTTTAAAGATCTTCTTCCAGGGCCATTATGAGACGTCTTGTTGTTCTTCCCTTTTCAAAATCGGTACAGATGGCATGTCAATCCCTACGTGCCCGGGCCCTGCGCTCGGCCATCACCACCATGAGTCTGGTCTTGGCGGTTGCCTTTTTAAGCTATAGTCAGGTCGGTAATATTATTATTCAACAGCTGGCAGGCTCAGGGGATAGCGAGATAGTTGGCGAGTTGCAGGCACTGGGCTATACGGGAGATGTGGCGGCTGCTGCTAAACAGCGCTGGATAGTCTTTCTCTCCCTTTTGGTATGTGTTGTCGGCATCATTAATGCCCAGATCATGTCTGTTACCGAACGCTTTCGGGAGATTGGCACCCTTAAATGTCTGGGCGCTCTGGATAGTTTTGTTGTCCGTGTTTTTGTCTTGGAGGCAGGTATTCAGGGGCTGGTGGGATCCATTTTCGGTGCCATTGTCGGTCTCTTGGTGGCAACAGGTACTGCACTTTTTCGTTTTGGCTCGCCGGTTCAGGCAGCATTTTTTTCTATAGAAGTTTTGATTTCATTTATTATAACCTTGGCCATTGGCACCGGATTGAGTCTCATTGGAGCGCTCTATCCTGCTATTATCGCTGCTCGCATGCAACCCGTTGAGGCCATGCGTCGGGAGCAATAACTTTTTAGGGATAAAAGATGAGGCATAAGCATAAAAAAAA from the Desulfotalea psychrophila LSv54 genome contains:
- a CDS encoding ABC transporter permease, which codes for MRRLVVLPFSKSVQMACQSLRARALRSAITTMSLVLAVAFLSYSQVGNIIIQQLAGSGDSEIVGELQALGYTGDVAAAAKQRWIVFLSLLVCVVGIINAQIMSVTERFREIGTLKCLGALDSFVVRVFVLEAGIQGLVGSIFGAIVGLLVATGTALFRFGSPVQAAFFSIEVLISFIITLAIGTGLSLIGALYPAIIAARMQPVEAMRREQ